A single region of the Amphiprion ocellaris isolate individual 3 ecotype Okinawa chromosome 4, ASM2253959v1, whole genome shotgun sequence genome encodes:
- the wdr19 gene encoding WD repeat-containing protein 19, producing MKSVFILADKAWAGSNLLYKWQKTLGNYIAVAGQDNSVKIFDRHGHKLTALHLPGRCVGMDWDKDGDILAVIAAKSSSIYLWDASVNKTSQIDSGMRDQMSFILWSKTGPLLAVGTAKGNLLIYNQQTSRKIPVLGKHTKKITCGCWSTQNLLALGSDDSTLSISNHEGDTIRQTTLRGEPAEIYFSVMKTDERSPQGESTVSVSVDKKILMLFNINDPENRIELAFQLHYGNIVSYRWYGDGYILIGFSQGFFVVISTHIREIGHELYQAHNHKGSLNSVAISSSLSKAASCGDNSIKIHELSDLKDISSVVQLDDETKGLDQLSWTDDGQLLAVSTQKGTLHVFLTKLPILGDSFGTRLAYLTSLLEVTVSNQVEGESPVAIEVEVEPTFIAVGPYHVAVGMNNRAWFYALVDQEPGFNKLKDIEYLGTIASMCLNADYAAAQFEGKVQLHIIEGKDQEEKKQMKLFPNDDGKGRILCHALTADFLYYGTDSGNVVCVLMDDWETVSSYNHSVGVRKVFPDLNGTRLVFIDDKNGGFLFSPANATVSCVELPNFSPTITGVLWDNWHADRGVFVAYNDDKVYTYALHKTTIYGPQVVLVGSTALPFSQKPLLLYNGELTCQTASGKTSEVSLSTHSFLKRSSGTDSVAERSKQLAQAIMLKRFHEAWDLCKSAGSKDDWAELGKACLVHMEVELAIQVYRMNGNVGMVLSLQDIQGIEDKNLLAGHLAMFLGDYNLAQDLYLSSTSPIAALEMRRDLLHWDSALMLAKRLAEDQIPFISKEYAVHLEFIGDYVNALAHYEKGMTQNNRDHDEACLAGVARMSIRMGDIRRGAAQAIQHPSRVLKKECGAILESMKQFSEAAQLYEKGQYYDKAASVYIRCKNWAKVGELLPNVSSPKIHLQYAKAKEADGKYKDAAHAYESAKDWDNVIRVLLDHLNNPEDAVRIVRETQSIDGAKMVARFFLQLNDYGSAIHFLVLSQCNDEAFQLAQQHGQMEVYADIIGSDATQEDYQSIALYFEGEKKHLQAGKFFQKCGQYSRALKHFLKCPNNEDNMAIEMAIETVGQAKDTSLTSQLIDYLMGESDGMPKDAKYLFRLYMALQHYREAARTAIIIAREEQCAGNYRNAHDVLFSMYTELQAQKIKIPAEMATNLMILHSYLLVKIHVKRGDHLKGARMLIRVSNTISKFPAHVVPILTSAVIECHRAGLKNSAFSFAAMLMRPEYRNEIDPKYRKKIEAMVRRPDTSELEEETTPCPFCGFQLPQNELLCISCKNNLPYCIATGRHMLKEDWSICPHCEFPALYSQFILLLETEAVCPMCSESLSATQVKKISDCSKYLQTDELDQ from the exons ATGAAG AGTGTTTTCATCCTTGCTGACAAAGCGTGGGCAGGTTCCAACCTGCTGTACAAGTGGCAGAAAACTCTGGGCAATTATATTGCTGTTGCAGG ACAGGACAACTCAGTGAAAATTTTTGATCGACATGGACACAAGTTGACTGCGCTCCACCTTCCGGG ACGCTGTGTGGGGATGGACTGGGATAAGGACGGGGACATTCTGGCTGTGATAGCTGCAAAATCCAGCTCCATCTACCTCTGGGATGCCAGTGTCAACAAAACATCCCAGATAGACAGTGGCATGAG AGATCAAATGTCCTTCATCTTGTGGTCAAAGACTGGCCCACTGTTGGCAGTCGGGACAGCCAAAGGAAACCTGTTGATCTACAATCAGCAGACCTCTCGCAAGATACCAGTGTTGG GCAAACACACTAAGAAGATCACCTGTGGCTGCTGGAGCACTCAGAATCTCCTGGCTCTGGGAAGTGATGACAGCACACTGAGCATCAGCAATCACGAGGGGGACACCATCAGACAG ACAACTCTTCGTGGTGAGCCTGCTGAAATTTATTTTTCGGTGATGAAGACTGATGAAAGGTCTCCTCAAGGAGAGAGCACT GTGAGTGTGTCAGTAGACAAGAAGatactgatgcttttcaacatcAACGACCCTGAAAACCGGATAGAGCTGGCCTTCCAGCTACACTATGGGAACATTGTGTCGTACCGCTG GTACGGTGATGGGTATATCCTCATTGGCTTCTCCCAGGGattctttgtggttatttccaCACATATCAGGGAGATAGGGCATGAGCTCTATCAGGCTCACAACCACAAAGGTAGCCTCAACAGTGTTGCCATCTCATCATCACTAAGCAAGGCTGCTTCATGTGGGGACAACAG CATAAAGATCCACGAGCTGTCTGATCTCAAAGATATCAGTAGTGTGGTTCAGCTGGATGATGAGACTAAAG GTCTGGATCAGCTGAGCTGGACAGATGACGGCCAGCTGCTGGCAGTTTCCACACAGAAAGGGACGCTCCATGTCTTCCTGACCAAGCTGCCCATCCTGGGCGACAGCTTCGGTACCCGGCTGGCCTACCTCACATCCCTGCTGGAGGTCACCGTCTCCAACCAGGTGGAGGGG GAGAGTCCTGTTGCCATAGAAGTGGAAGTAGAGCCCACATTCATTGCAGTGGGACCGTACCATGTGGCTGTGGGGATGAACAACAGAGCCTGGTTTTATGCCCTGGTAGACCAAGAAcctg GTTTTAACAAGCTGAAGGACATTGAGTATTTGGGGACAATAGCCAGCATGTGCCTTAATGCAGACTACGCAGCAGCGCAGTTTGAGGGAAAAGTGCAGCTGCACATA ATTGAAGGAAAAGACcaggaggagaagaagcagaTGAAGCTTTTTCCAAATGATGACGGGAAAGGTCGGATTCTTTGCCACGCCCTCACTGCTGACTTCCTCTACTATGGCACAGAT TCAGGTAATGTGGTGTGTGTCTTGATGGACGACTGGGAGACAGTGAGCAGCTACAATCACTCAGTCGGTGTGAGAAAAGTGTTCCCAGACCTAAATGGCACACGGCTGGTGTTCATTGATGACAAGAATGGTGGCTTCCTCTTCTCCCCTGCAAAC GCAACAGTCTCCTGTGTCGAACTTCCCAACTTCTCTCCCACAATCACAGGAGTACTGTGGGACAACTGGCATGCTGACAGAGGAGTGTTTGTAGCTTATAATGATGACAAGGTGTACACCTACGCCTTACATAAAACCACCATATATG GCCCACAGGTGGTGCTGGTGGGAAGCACTGCACTTCCCTTTTCCCAGAAACCTTTACTTCTGTACAACGGAGAGCTGACTTGTCAGACGGCAAGCGGGAAGACAAGTGAAGTGTCTTTGAGCACACACTCCTTTCTCAAGCGCTCAAGTGGCACAGATTCAGTAGCGGAACGCAGCAAGCAGCTCGCCCAGGCCATCATGCTCAAAAG GTTCCACGAGGCCTGGGATCTGTGCAAGTCTGCAGGCAGTAAAGACGACTGGGCAGAGTTAGGCAAAGCCTGTCTGGTCCACATGGAGGTTGAGTTGGCCATCCAGGTCTACCGCATGAATGGCAATGTGGGCATGGTCCTGTCCCTGCAGGACATCCAG GGTATAGAGGACAAGAACTTACTGGCAGGACATTTGGCCATGTTTCTGGGTGACTACAATCTGGctcaagacctttatttgtcCTCAACCTCCCCTATCGCTGctctggag atGAGAAGAGACCTTTTGCACTGGGACAGTGCTCTTATGTTGGCCAAGAGGCTCGCAGAAGATCAGATTCCTTTTATATCCAAAGAGTATGCTGTCCATCTAGAGTTTAT TGGGGATTATGTTAACGCGCTGGCACACTACGAAAAAGGCATGACCCAAAATAATAGA GACCATGACGAGGCATGCCTGGCAGGTGTAGCCAGAATGTCCATCAGGATGGGTGACAtcaggagaggagctgctcaGGCTATTCAGCACCCAAGCAGAGTCCTCAAGAAGGAATGTGGAGCCATACTGGAGAGCATGAAA CAATTTTCTGAAGCAGCTCAGCTCTATGAGAAAGGACAATATTATGACAAAGCTGCATCCGTCTACATTCGCTGCAAGAACTG GGCGAAGGTGGGAGAGTTGCTCCCAAATGTCTCCTCTCCCAAGATTCACCTCCAGTATGCAAAGGCAAAGGAGGCAGATGGCAA GTATAAGGATGCTGCGCATGCTTATGAGAGTGCAAAAGACTGGGACAATGTGATCCGTGTGCTGCTGGACCACCTGAACAATCCTGAGGATGCTGTACGTATCGTCAGGGAGACGCAGAGCATTGATGGAGCTAAGATGGTTGCCAG ATTCTTCCTGCAGTTGAATGACTATGGTTCAGCCATCCACTTCCTGGTTCTGTCTCAGTGCAACGATGAAGCCTTCCAGCTGGCCCAGCAGCATGGACAGATGGAGGTCTATGCAGACATCATTG GCTCTGATGCGACGCAGGAGGACTACCAGAGCATTGCTCTCTACTTTGAAGGAGAGAAGAAACACCTGCAGGCTGGAAAGTTCTTTCAGAAGTGTGGGCAGTACAGCAGA GCCCTGAAGCACTTCCTGAAGTGTCCCAACAACGAAGACAACATGGCAATTGAGATGGCTATAGAGACG gttGGCCAGGCCAAGGACACCTCTTTGACCAGTCAGCTGATAGATTACCTGATGGGGGAAAGCGACGGGATGCCCAAG GATGCGAAGTACCTGTTTCGTCTGTATATGGCTCTGCAGCACTACAGGGAGGCTGCTCGCACCGCCATCATCATCGCCAGAGAAGAGCAGTGTGCAG GGAACTACCGTAACGCCCATGATGTGCTGTTCAGCATGTACACGGAGCTACAGGCTCAGAAGATTAAGATTCCTGCTGAGATGGCCACCAATCTGATGATCCTTCACTCCTATCTGCTGGTCAAG ATCCACGTAAAGAGAGGAGACCACCTGAAAGGAGCACGCATGCTCATTCGAGTCAGCAACACCATCAGCAAGTTTCCTGCAC atgttgtTCCCATTCTGACGTCAGCAGTAATCGAATGTCACCGTGCCGGACTGAAAAACTCCGCCTTCAGCTTTGCTGCCATGTTGATGAGACCGGAGTACCGAAATGAGATCGATCCAAAGTACAGGAAGAAGATCGAGGCTATGGTTCG ACGTCCAGATACatcagagctggaggaggaaacTACTCCGTGTCCCTTCTGTGGCTTCCAGCTGCCACAGAATGAACTGCTGTGTATTTCCTGCAAGAACAACCTGCCTTATTGCATCGCCACG GGTCGTCATATGCTGAAAGAAGACTGGTCCATCTGCCCTCATTGTGAATTTCCTGCTCTCTACTCCCAGTTTATTCT